The nucleotide window ACACTCCCAAGTAACTTAACTAACATAAAACTGTAATAATAAGCATAGTATTCCAAAATTCTAAAATGATTTCTGAAGATTAAATAGAAGGCAAGGAatgattaacattttattttctaatatttatttacctttcctGTTTTGAATTATCTTTTAATTCTATCTTCTGTGAGGGCCCCGAATTAACTAAATGCAAAAAGGCTCAAGACTTTTCCTTAGcgattaaaaaatacattattgtatTCTAATACATAGGACCCGGAGAGTTCCTTCTCACATGATAAAATGCACAACTTTTCATGATAGAAGCAATGTCTTCACACATTActattgttctcttttctttcaagcTTGGTAAGGATTGCTTTCCCTCTGAGCACACAGACATGGCCAGGCGCTCCTCTGGGGTGGAGGATAGATGCCACCCACGCACAACCTCTTGCACAACGCAGGTCTGCTTAGAGCTCCACTTGCACCATGGATATCCAGGATAGTGATGAGGCACCTGTCAGAAGCTCACTCCCTGTGTTATCTGATAGGGCTGTACAGGGAGTGTTCAACAGCCCGACTAGTTCTGTAAGAACCCAAAGAAGTGGGCTAGGAGGGTCCCTTTCCTCTAAAAACAGTCTGGACAAGAAAACAGTGAGAGTTGAAGAGTTGTTGCCCATCAACACTGTTGATGAGTACAGGatggacagagagaagaaaagcagaCAGTGGTAAGATGATAATGTTTATTTTGGCCACACAGGTATTTTATAGAAGATAAaccatctgattttttaaaaatgagggaaAGAGGAATCTGAGTTCAAGGGTAGAACATAGCATCCTGTATTAGTGAGCTATTAAAAACCTATTActgaggtttttttaaaaagtaaatttctctGGAATAGTAGTTTAATACAATTTTGATATTTGATAGTTGGTGATTTAGAATCCTGAACTGTCATTTGAAAAAGAAGTATGTCTTATAATATAACCATATCAAATAAGTCCATATCGACTTTCTGAAGGAAAAATATCACAGAGCAAAaccaaaaatgacaatattttgcATGTGAGAGAATCAACCTAGTAAACAACTCAGTGTAAGTTTCCCTTTGGATTCCCCCAAGTCTCGCTCTTCAATTGTACTTCACTTGGCAGATGCACCTTTAAAGAGCATCACTTCTACCTGCTCCACCCTTTGACCCAGTTTCTACCAAGAGTTGGCACCTCCACTATTATGTTGCAGGTATTGCAGAAGCTCTGAGCTTGTTTTAAATCCATCTCAGCAATTTTCAACCAGGCTGCTTAATTCACCCTGGAAAGGGCAGAAGTAGGAAGACACATGTTCAAGGACATGGCCAGGTTCCTTCTCTTACCCACCTATTTCCTAGGTCCATCCCGTCCATTGGGAGTAAATATGCAGGTGGGTGAGGGACTCTATTTTGGTTCAGGCAGACCAGGAGAGGCCATGCCAGCGTTGTAAGCCTCAGAAGCCACGAAGTATCAGCTGTGATGTGGAATCTCATGGGGGAATAGCCTGTTTTACTTAGCACTTTCTGGTAACCCTGGGTCCCCTTTATGATTAGAAAACATCTTGAGCTCCAAGGCAAGAGTGTAAATGGACACCCACACATTTTTTGTCTATATATTTAAATGCCAGGCTgaaaaggtataaaataaaatatattctatccTCCTGCTACAATGGTACATTCATAACAAAACTGGAATATATGTTTAAAGCTATGATTTTATGTTACTGATGGTTGTCAAAATATTAAAGacatttgaatttaattcttattttatactttaggAAGTTTTGTTGGTGAGCCAGTAAAGTTTAGATGAATAGTAATATGAAAgtacattatatataatttacttataaattgatttattccataaatttctttttcttactttcattAGAAAAATATCACTGTCACTCTAATTAAGATATTTACATAAGCTGTGCTCTATTAACAGTAATGAACTAAAGGATTGAAACTGTGATGTAATTGTAACTCAGAGTgtaaaatttgaatatattttcagcaaaaattaaaatataaaattaaaattattttacatacatttttccaaaaagtaatttttcttttcaatattctaAATGACCTgttaaaattaaaagtcaaaatgCAAACTCTAAACAtacatatgaacattttaaatcagtattttctaaataaagttaaatttttaaattgacttcttgaaaatttaattaaatcttattagctattttcataaaaataaagcaattcaAAACCCTAGCAGTGAGTGAGAGGCATGCTTCCCAAGACCAGGTAACATTTCATTTGTTGTATTTCTAGTTCCCAGCACCAACTCACCAACGAAGATTTTACCAAAAACCTTAGGACCAATAAATGTGAATGTTGGACCCCAAATGATTATAAGCACACCATAGAGACTAACCAGTTCAGGAAGCGTTCTGACTGGGAATCCATACACCCCTGCACCAGCAATGGTTACTCACACACATAGCAGAAGCTGCTGGCTGGGTCCCTGGTGATAGGAAACGGGCTAGAGAATTTCTAGACTCTGATTTTTCAGAAAGTAAACGAAgcaaaaaaggagataaaaatggaaaaggctTGAGACATTTTTCAATGAAAGTGTGTGAGAAAGTTCAGCAAAAAGGCACAACATCATATAATGAAGTAGCTGATGAGCTGGTGTCAGAGTTCACCAATTCAAATAACCATTTGGCAGCTGATTCGGCTTATGATCAGAAGAACATTAGGCGAAGAGTTTATGATGCTTTAAATGTGCTGACGGCAATGAACATaatttcaaaggagaaaaagaaatcaagtggaTTGGCCTACCTACCAACTCTGCTCAGGAATGTCAAAACCTGGAGATGGAGAAGCAACGGCGGATAGAACGGATAAAGCAGAAGCGGGCCCAGCTGCAAGAGCTTCTCCTGCAGCAAATTGCTTTCAAAAACCTGGTACAGAGAAATCGTCAAAATGAACAGCAGAAACAGGGACCTCCAGCTCTGAACTCCACCGTCCAGTTGCCATTTATTATCATCAATACAAGCAGAAAAACAGTTATAGACTGCAGCATCTCCAGTGATaagtttaaatatctttttaatttcgACAACACCTTTGAAATCCATGATGACATAGAAGTACTGAAGCAGATGGGAATGTCCTTTGGCCTGGAATCGGGCAAGTGCTCTCTGGAGGATCTGAAACTTGCTAAGTCCCTGGTGCCAAAGGCTTTAGAAGGTTATATCACAGATATCTCCACAGGACCTTCTTGGCTAAATCAGGGACTACTACTGAACTCTACCCAATCAGTTTCAAATTTAGACCTGACCTCTGGTGCCACCTTACCCCAATCAAGTGTAAACCAAGGGTTATGCTTGGATGCTGAAGTGGCCTTAGCAACCGGGCAGCTCCTGGCCCCAAACAGTCACCAGTCCAGCACTGCCGCCTCTCACTGCTCTGAGTCCCGAGGTGAGACCCCCTGTTCGTTCAACGATGAAGACGAGGAAGATGATAATGAGGATTCCTCCTTCCCAGAATAAAGACGGGAGAAAGCCTACGTTGTAATGTTTGATGCTCATGTGTGTTTTTAGTGTGAGCTCTTGTTTTTGAAATGATTGCTTCAGTCTTTGCCTTTGCCCTGTGTGTTCAGTGAAAACTAGAGAAACACGATAAGCAATTTACATGAAGGCTGAGAAGACTGAGAGGAAAGTTAACATAGTGTGAATGAGAACTCTGCCCAACAGAGCAGTAGGTCATATTGCAAACAGAGCATGATTTCTGAGGATGTAGAGGGGAAGCATCCCCACAGAACTGGCAGTGTGAGTGAAGCTCCTTGATCTTCCGTGTGGCGGGGGCTTTGTACTCCCCACACCTGTGTAATCATTCTTAGAATTGAGGTTACTCCAAGGAACCGTCCTTGACCGTCGTGCTTCGGaagtttctctccctctcccggGCTGCCTGCTACAAGGCAGAAATGAATACGAAACATCTCCAGTGGGAGAGTCGTGCAGTCAGGGGCGTGGAGGGCGATGCTTGTGGCCTGAGGAGCACATGTTGAACTGCTGGACTAGTTGAAAGTCTAGTTGAGGTGCTTTACGCATCAGCTGCCTTAGACAGCTTCTAGAAAGGAGCAAGCGCTAATTTTTAAGTACTTAAGTGATATTTAGAATAATTTATAGTAAAACTGAAATTATCATTATTAGCCAATGCATTGGTGCATAGAATTTACTAGGGCTACTTCTGGAAGCCAACATAGAATAGCATTTCCATGTGCATTAATACTTTGCCAGCACTGCCTTTTGCCAGCATTCTGGAGTTTTACAGAGAAGGGAACCCTATCTGTAATTTTAATCAAAGCTATGCATTTCACAcagctttttcatttaaaacaaaacaaaacaaattcctaTGACCAGATTGTTTGCCTACAGTTCCCTCAGTAATTGTATGATGTCACCTAGTGTGCAATTTGTGAAAATGAACCAAATGTCATTACTTTTGTCTTAAAAGTCTATTTCAAGaatatgaacagaaaaaaaaaaaaacctagcagtGAATGTCCATCTGGTTGTCAATGTAAAAATCAGTATCACATTTTATATATGTGGCCTAGATTAGCATTGCCCAAGCGAAATTCAGTGCAAGCcacatacttttaattttttacattaaagtCCTTCCacattagaaaaatttaaaaataaacatttaaaaaatggttaatattaatattaataatatattttacttactCTAATAGATTGTAATATTTCagcatgtaatcaatataaaaataagtaatgaaGTCTTTTACATTCTTTGTTCATTCTAAGTCTTCAAAATTTGAAATACATGAAAGCATATTTACACTCACAGCACTTCTCAGCTGGACCAGCTGTGTTTTTGGTGCCCACTAGGCAACACGCGCCCACAGCAGCCATACTGGACAGTAGTGTGCATGATCCCACATGCCAGTTTTCTTCAGTTGCCAAGAACTGTTGCAAACACCGCATGAGTATATGAAGTCCTTTAAGACCCCCCAATTGAAAAGAGAAGCAAGAAAGTGGATACGTCACCCTActgaaaatggtaatcagaggAAGAAGTTGGCATGTTAATTGATCCGTCTTTTCTCTCCCTAAGCACTTATGCCTTGAAGCAGCAGTCAGCTCCCCGCTTGCACAACCCACAGACTTCACAGACACGGATGCCTTTCGTCTCACAGAACATAGGATGAGAGGTTGGAGAACATTTCCTAGGAACCTGGATGGGGCTCAGCCTACGAGTGGGTGTCGAGGGGGTCACAGGCTGCACCAGCAGAGCACCAGCCACCAGCTGCAGAGATTCTAGTGTGTTTCTTCATTCACTTGTTGGTGTGCTTGTGAAAATTAGGGCCCAGGGCAGAGGTTGCACCTGCCCAGGTTTGAGGGAGAGAGTGGAGCAGGGACATCCCAGAACTGGCCAGGACTACATCAGAACAAGAAGAGATCAAGACGACCCCAAAGAAGATGCGTGGCAAGCCAGGTGCGTGGCACGGTTGGGCGAATTGTGGCAACTTGGAGCATATGTGCTGCATTAAGTATCACCAACCTTCCAGTCTTTCCAAAGTGGCCAAACACCTAGATACAAGATGAAAATTATCCCACTGATTATTATGATTCTATGTAAATTTATGGCACCTAGTTATTCATccatctgttcatttatttattcactcattcgtCATCTACATTGAACTTTTATTCATTGGCAGATTGTTCTTAGTATCACAGATACAAAGATGAACAGGATACAACCCCTCCCTCCAATGACTGTTACTACTGGATAGGAATTACTTCTCCCCGgaggccttcttttttttctttcctaggcAATGTCCAAAAGTGAACACCTGTCTGTGCTGTCCCCCTCAATGCTGGAGCAAATCAAGGTTCCTTTGGGGGCCATTATCTCTGtcagcttatttttttgttttagacaggggctcactctgttactttggctagagtgcagtgttgtcatcatggctcactgcaacctcaaattcttgggcttagggatcctcctgcctcagcctcccaagtagctgggactacaggtgcccgccatgacacccagctaatttttctatttttagtagaggtggaggcttcttgctcttactcaggctggtctcacactcttgagctcaatcctcccttccttggcctcccagaatgctaggattataggtgccagccacagc belongs to Nycticebus coucang isolate mNycCou1 chromosome 9, mNycCou1.pri, whole genome shotgun sequence and includes:
- the LOC128594823 gene encoding LOW QUALITY PROTEIN: transcription factor Dp-2-like (The sequence of the model RefSeq protein was modified relative to this genomic sequence to represent the inferred CDS: inserted 1 base in 1 codon), which translates into the protein MKVCEKVQQKGTTSYNEVADELVSEFTNSNNHLAADSAYDQKNIRRRVYDALNVLTAMNIISKEXKEIKWIGLPTNSAQECQNLEMEKQRRIERIKQKRAQLQELLLQQIAFKNLVQRNRQNEQQKQGPPALNSTVQLPFIIINTSRKTVIDCSISSDKFKYLFNFDNTFEIHDDIEVLKQMGMSFGLESGKCSLEDLKLAKSLVPKALEGYITDISTGPSWLNQGLLLNSTQSVSNLDLTSGATLPQSSVNQGLCLDAEVALATGQLLAPNSHQSSTAASHCSESRGETPCSFNDEDEEDDNEDSSFPE